A portion of the Halictus rubicundus isolate RS-2024b unplaced genomic scaffold, iyHalRubi1_principal scaffold0057, whole genome shotgun sequence genome contains these proteins:
- the LOC143363549 gene encoding uncharacterized protein LOC143363549 has protein sequence MATAIVNAMDLDKNPVECRTLLDTCSNANFITESLVKKLRLPTREQSVTIEALNELNTVTNRLVKAKIVSRQNNFNRTLEFFVIPRIAGQLPDCQIDRTRVQIPHNIKLADPHFHKPAPVDMLIGTGPTLSCFSIGQINLSTRNDSDLVLQKSQFGWIIGGSAPTTSRKNSRTTLFNNAEFDLKKFWEVEEGPQHSHLTPEEEACESHFKRTVSRTATGRYVVALPFNEKKAILGETYTRALKRFHSLERRFVTNPELQAEYAKVLNEYLELGHLTQTESPANSEGFYLPHHAVIKPSSSTTKVRVVFDGSAKSSSGVSLNDALLTGPTIQDDIFGLLLRFRMHPFVLTGDIEKMYRQFLVREEDRPYQRILWRNAQNEISTFQLNTVTFGLSSAPYLATRCLQQLADDESQNYKAASEVIKRDIYVDDLLTGAATYRDAIKLRDQIISLLNKGELNIRQWVSNDPQLLSGLTDDQIHPKFFGDATVKTLGVAWDPRNDTIHYSVNINSPNSPTKRAILSTIAKIFDPLGLLGPVTVTAKIIMQRLWQLKIDWDESLPMNIQNEWQNYRNNLKLLEKVKFNRHITQRSVKSIELHGFCDASERAYGACIYIRTINQSGKIKTQLLCAKSRVAPLKTISLARLELCGANLLATLYCSVRESLTHTISKTTFWTDSTIVLHWLAKSPSTLKTFVANRVAEIQGKTRIKNWRHVRTSDNPADLLSRGITAKELIDNSFWQFGPDWLGLDESVWPESRFESPKEIPELRKVTCFASSVTNANEILQRFSCIKRLRRVIAYCLRFTNRNRCIGPLSVEEIHLANERILTLIQQHSFSEEIHALKTGSELPSKSKLLCLSPFLDEKGILRVGGRLQNSKFSYQTKHPILLPKNNSVTNLIIHNAHIEHHHSGLTSTLYNVRQQYWPIDGKNTTRKILRNCVKCFRVNPPTTRYTMGNLPADRVTETRPFTNIGVDYCGPFCIKERKFRNRAKIKVYVAVFICFSTKAIHLEVVSDMTTEAFVAALKRFIARRGICKNIYSDNGTNFVGANNDLTELSRVLREDKRVRRFLEDKEISWHFMPALSPHFGGLWEAAVKSFKHHLKRVVGDELFTYEQFATFVTEIEAILNSRPLTPLSSDPNDPQALTPGHFLIGSAMTSLPEVNFNETSSNRLSKWQHIQKVKHDFWIRWSKEYINHLNVRAKWTKGSHEMNKGTIVILKDDHLPPSHWSLGRIVEVHPGQDDIIRAVTVKTVNGLCKRNVKKLAPLPIET, from the coding sequence ATGGCTACAGCCATAGTCAACGCAATGGATCTAGACAAAAACCCTGTCGAGTGCAGAACTTTGCTGGATACCTGTTCAAACGCGAATTTCATCACCGAAAGTTTGGTCAAAAAATTAAGATTACCAACGCGCGAACAAAGTGTAACGATCGAGGCGCTAAATGAGTTAAACACGGTAACGAATCGGCTTGTCAAGGCGAAGATAGTTTCGAGACAAAATAACTTTAACCGCACATTGGAATTCTTTGTGATACCACGAATCGCGGGCCAATTGCCCGATTGTCAAATCGATCGCACAAGGGTACAAATACCACACAACATAAAATTAGCCGATCCTCACTTCCACAAACCGGCACCAGTCGACATGCTGATCGGTACGGGACCGACACTCTCGTGCTTCAGCATCggtcaaattaatttatctACTCGGAATGATTCTGACCTAGTTTTACAAAAATCACAGTTTGGTTGGATCATCGGGGGGAGTGCACCGACCACTTCCCGCAAAAATTCGCGCACAACCTTGTTTAACAACGCCGAGTtcgatctaaagaaattttgggAAGTCGAGGAAGGGCCACAGCATTCTCACCTCACACCGGAGGAGGAAGCCTGTGAATCCCATTTTAAACGCACTGTTTCACGTACCGCAACAGGGAGATACGTCGTCGCGCTCCCTTTTAACGAGAAAAAAGCAATTCTAGGCGAAACTTATACGCGCGCATTGAAACGATTTCATTCCCTCGAAAGGCGATTCGTTACCAATCCGGAATTGCAGGCGGAATACGCGAAGGTATTAAACGAATACCTAGAGTTAGGACATCTAACTCAAACAGAATCACCTGCAAATTCAGAGGGATTCTACCTACCGCATCACGCCGTCATCAAACCCTCCAGCTCAACCACAAAGGTTCGAGTTGTATTCGATGGATCGGCAAAATCAAGTTCGGGAGTGTCACTTAATGACGCGCTTTTGACCGGTCCTACAATACAGGACGATATCTTCGGTCTGTTATTACGCTTCCGAATGCATCCGTTTGTGCTTACCGGCGATATCGAGAAAATGTACCGGCAATTTCTCGTCCGAGAAGAAGACAGACCGTACCAAAGAATTCTTTGGCGAAACgcgcaaaacgaaatttcaacctTTCAACTAAACACAGTCACATTTGGTCTGTCTTCCGCGCCTTATCTAGCCACACGATGTCTGCAGCAACTTGCAGACGATGAATCGCAAAATTATAAAGCGGCATCCGAAGTCATTAAAAGGGACATCTATGTGGATGATCTCTTGACCGGTGCCGCCACATACCGCGACGCCATCAAATTACGCGATCAAATCATCAGTTTGTTAAACAAAGGGGAACTAAACATCCGTCAGTGGGTCTCGAATGATCCACAATTGTTATCCGGTCTTACAGACGACCAGATACACCCAAAATTCTTCGGGGACGCGACCGTCAAAACTTTGGGAGTAGCCTGGGATCCGCGCAACGACACTATTCACTACTCAGTCAACATAAATTCGCCAAACTCACCTACGAAACGCGCAATTCTGTCGACTATCGCAAAAATATTCGACCCCTTGGGTCTTCTCGGTCCAGTAACCGTCACAGCGAAAATTATCATGCAACGCCTGTGGCAATTAAAGATTGACTGGGACGAATCGCTGCCCATGAATATACAAAACGAGTGGCAAAACTATCGCAACAATCTCAAATTATTGGAAAAGGTCAAATTCAACAGACATATAACGCAACGCTCCGTAAAGAGCATCGAATTACATGGATTTTGCGATGCTAGTGAACGCGCTTACGGAGCTTGTATTTACATTCGCACCATCAACCAGTCCGGAAAAATCAAAACGCAGCTGCTTTGCGCAAAATCTAGAGTCGCGCCGTTAAAAACCATCAGTCTAGCTCGTCTTGAGCTCTGCGGAGCGAACCTACTCGCGACATTATATTGCTCAGTGCGGGAATCACTCACGCACACCATATCCAAAACAACGTTCTGGACCGATTCAACTATCGTTCTGCATTGGTTAGCCAAATCGCCTAGCACCTTGAAAACCTTCGTGGCGAATCGCGTCGCGGAAATACAAGGCAAAACGCGCATAAAGAATTGGCGGCATGTTCGCACTTCCGATAATCCCGCGGATTTATTGTCACGCGGCATCACGGCCAAGGAATTAATCGACAATAGTTTTTGGCAATTCGGTCCGGATTGGCTCGGACTCGACGAATCAGTTTGGCCAGAATCGCGCTTTGAATCTCCCAAGGAAATTCCCGAATTACGCAAAGTCACTTGTTTTGCTTCGTCCGTCACAAACGCCAATGAAATCTTACAGAGATTTTCCTGTATCAAGCGTCTGCGTAGGGTAATCGCCTATTGTCTACGGTTTACAAATAGAAATCGCTGTATCGGACCGCTTTCGGTAGAGGAAATACACCTCGCAAATGAAAGAATTCTCACGTTAATTCAACAACATTCATTTTCGGAGGAAATACACGCACTGAAAACTGGAAGCGAATTACCATCCAAAAGCAAATTGCTTTGTTTGAGTCCCTTTCTCGATGAGAAAGGCATATTACGCGTCGGAGGTCGTCTCCAAAATTCCAAATTCTCATACCAAACGAAACATCCGATACTCTTGCCGAAAAACAATAGCGTCACTAATCTCATCATTCATAACGCACACATCGAACATCATCATTCGGGTCTGACATCCACATTGTACAATGTCAGACAACAATATTGGCCGATCGATGGAAAAAACACAACacgcaaaatattgcgaaaTTGCGTGAAGTGTTTCCGCGTTAATCCACCTACGACAAGATACACAATGGGTAATTTACCAGCAGACAGAGTCACCGAAACTCGACCATTCACCAACATCGGGGTGGATTACTGCGGCCCATTTTGTATTAAGGAACGAAAATTTCGTAATCGCGCAAAAATAAAGGTCTACGTTGCCGTTTTTATATGTTTCTCCACTAAGGCCATACACCTCGAGGTGGTTAGCGATATGACCACCGAAGCCTTCGTCGCTGCATTAAAACGTTTTATCGCGCGCCGCGGAATATGCAAAAACATATATTCCGACAATGGTACCAATTTCGTCGGTGCCAATAATGACTTGACCGAGCTCTCCAGAGTCCTGCGCGAGGACAAAagagttcgtcgatttcttgaGGACAAAGAGATCTCGTGGCACTTCATGCCAGCTTTGTCGCCACATTTCGGCGGGCTCTGGGAGGCTGCGGTCAAGTCATTTAAACATCATCTGAAACGCGTAGTCGGCGATGAACTTTTCACCTATGAGCAATTCGCAACATTTGTGACGGAAATCGAGGCAATCCTTAATTCCCGCCCGTTGACTCCACTCTCGTCCGATCCCAACGATCCACAAGCTCTCACTCCCGGCCATTTTTTGATTGGTTCCGCAATGACAAGCTTACCCGAGGTCAATTTCAACGAGACCTCCAGCAATCGGTTGTCCAAATGGCAACACATCCAGAAGGTGAAACACGACTTCTGGATCAGGTGGTCCAAAGAATACATAAACCACCTGAATGTACGCGCAAAATGGACCAAAGGATCCCACGAGATGAACAAGGGAACCATCGTCATCTTGAAGGACGATCACCTTCCACCATCCCATTGGAGTCTCGGACGCATCGTGGAAGTTCATCCGGGCCAAGATGACATCATTCGCGCAGTTACCGTCAAGACAGTAAACGGCTTGTGCAAACGTAATGTTAAGAAACTCGCGCCTCTTCCCATCGAGACCTAA